The region GTCTCGGCACATCCGCCTCCTCCCGAACCGAGCCCGACGCAACGCGCCGGTGCCGGTACGGTGGCGGTGCCCCGCCCCGGTTTGTCGCCGCGCGTGGCGTGGGCCATGTGGCACTGGCGCACGGGAGCCAGCCGCTACCCGTGCGACACCTCCCCCTCCTCTTCCCATCCGCAGGATAATTCCTGCCGCTCACCGCCAGCCGAACACTTCTGCTTCTACTTCTACTTGAGCGGAGCCTGCTGCGTTCCCACGGCCACCAGCCACTCCGCCTGCTCCGCGGTTCCACAGCGCCTAGCTCGAAAAGGTACGCACTGCCCTCTATTTTCCCCCGCGGTCTTCTGTGTTCACAAGCAGAACGTAGCTCTCTGGGCTGTTTGATTTTGCTTCTGCCATTGGTGTTAAGGTAGTAGTATATGAATGGCACGGGGGTGTCCAAGTATTCAATGTTCTGAGTTCTGACCAGTGACCACCACGGAGTTCTCCTGTCAATCTGTGCAGTAGCCAGTAGGGAGGGACTCGCTAGTTGTTTCCTTCTGCATTTCCCTTCGATGTTTGAAACCCTTGGCATGTGTAGTTCATTTTCACCAATCTTTGCATCTCACATGCCCCAGGACTTACCACCTTAGTTTCTGATAGTTGTACCCTCTGATATTCAGAGGTAGTTTATTCTGCACGAGTTTGTTGTACCATTGAGGGTGTTGTGGAAGCCACCGGTGACCAGTATTTATGTTTTATTTATGCTTTTGTAGTACACGCTTTCCTTAATCTCGCCTTGTGATTTCGTTATTTTTACATGTCAGGATGTGTTGTGATGTACTGCTCTTCACCAGGCAGATTTATGTTTTATTTATGGTTTTGAAAGGAATAAAAAATCCGGGGTGTTGGTGTTACTGGGTCCATGGAACATTGTACCTCAGGCTTGAACATGAAAGTGTGTTGCTAGGATACTGACATTTATTACTTACATTGCATGGGTCGTGCACCAAATTACTGAAGTAAAATTCATTTATATATCTATATCTGTAATATGGTTAGTCCCTATTTGTATTGTATATTTGATGTATCACATTGTTAAACACTCGATGTGCACATTGGGAACAGACTAGTGTCCTGGTTATCGGGAGGCTGTTTAGCCTCCCTATTGTTCTATACCAACGGCTGGTTTCGGTGCCCTTTCGTTCCTTGAATGCTAGGGTTCCTGGACAGTTGATAAGAAAAATAAAAGCCCACACATTGTCTTGAAGAACTCATCGACAAGGCATTGGTTTCTTTCGAAACAGCATGTACAATTATCGATTAGAACATATCCGTAATGGAACTTCCTTTTTGCCTTTTAACCTTGCAGTTGTAGCACTAACAATAATATCCTACACACGCTTGTATGATAATTGGTCTGTTCCTTttcttttttgcgagaaaacttccaatctattcatcaactgtcaaggcAGGGTATGCAAGCAGTTAGCACTTTCATGTGCCACCTCGTAGTACTGTTTTATTTGAGAAAATGACATATATATTTGTGGCATTGTAAATACTGGTTACCAGCATAGTAGTGCTGCTTTACATTGAGAATATAAGGTAGAATTTCCATCTTTCTCTGAAGAAGAAGTTCATCATGACCCCATCTCTATCATATGCCATTCTGATAGGTCGTCATTGAGAGGCTGCACCAATGGGTTCCATTCCTACTTATTGTTCTTATCAAACAAACAGTGTTGGTTCACTGAAACTGTCGCCTCACATCCAATTCCAGCAATCTTGTAACAATGAAGTTATGTTCCTATCCATGCGAAATAAGACACAGCTGGCCAAAAGAAGAGCCACAAATTATGGAACTCATCGTAATTCTAGTAGGACTCCTGCACCTATCGTATGTTCAACTGGAATGCCCATAATTTTCGTTGCCACTGAAGTGCACCCATGGTGCAAAACTGGAGGCCTTGGTGATGTCGTAGGAGGATTGCCCCCAGCTCTGGCTGTAAGTATGCCTTGTCACGTACTGTTAATTCTGAATCACATTATTTTTTACTGAGACTGCACTTTTATCGCCCTCTGTCTGTTGTACTATCTTTGGCGTGATGCACAACTCATTTCTTCACAGGCAATGGGGCACCGGGTTATGACGATAGCTCCTCGCTATGATCAGTACAAGGATACATGGGATACAAATGTTCTTGTTGAGGTATATATTTTTAGTTGATTTGTTGGGTGTTGTTATTTAGCTTGCATTTAACTTGTACCAGTCGCTGGTGTTATATATGCTAAAAACAGTTTTGCTTCTTTAGGTAATTGTTGGTGACAGAACAGAAACAGTGCGCTTTTTTCACTGCTACAAAAGGGGGGTTGATCGTGTTTTTGTTGATCATCCTATGTTTCTTGAGAAGGTATGTTATAAGTTTTAACCACTTTCTTCATGCCCACTGAACAATATATACATTTATCTTAACCTTGCAATGTTCCACTTGAACCATAATAATACTTCAGGTATGGGGCAAAACTGGATCAAAATTGTATGGGCCTACCACTGGAACAGACTTCCGAGATAACCAATTACGGTTCTGCCTTTTGTGCCTTGTAAGTATCCTGTTTAGTTCGAATTTCATGTGACTAGCACCTCACTTATGTAACTACCAACCCTTGTTTTAGCTAAATTAATGGTGTGTGTTGGTAGCATTGAAGTGCCTAAATGAGTCTTAACGGTTACCGAGGGTAGTACATTCACATCAATTGAGTTTTTTCTACTTGATATGTTTGTGGAACTTCTTCTAATCTGATATCGCTTTTAGGCTGCATTGGAGGCTCCGAGGGTTCTTAATCTCAACAATTCTGAATACTTCTCTGGACCATATGGTAGATTTATGTATTAGATCAACCATTATGGTTAAATGTTTTCTCTCTAactaaataaataacaaacattcaCACTCTTTCACCAGGAGAAAATGTTGTCTTCGTTGCAAATGACTGGCACACTGCAGTTTTGCCATGCTATTTGAAGAGCATGTATAAGCAAAATGGAATTTATGTGAATGCCAAGGTACACCACTTCCTTCCTTTTGTTGACAAGTAGGGAATATGCACCATAGGTTTTATGCTCCACAGATTTTTCTATACTTGTTTTGACAGTGAATAGTTGTCCTGTAGGTTGCTTTCTGCATTCACAATATCGCCTATCAGGGCAGATTTCCCAGAGTGGACTTCGAACTTCTTAATTTACCTGAAAGTTTCATGCCGTCATTTGATTTTGTTGATGGGTATGAACCTCCATGTTTTATTGTTTTATTATGTTGTACTTGTTTATTTGAAATTAACATATACCATAATTGTGTGCAGGCATGTTAAGCCAGTAGTAGGGAGAAAGACTAACTGGATGAAGGCAGGGATCACTGAGTGTGATGTGGTCCTTACAGTTAGTCCACATTATGTCAAAGAACTTACTTCTGGCCCAGAGAAAGGTGTTGAGTTGGATGGCGTCCTTCGTGCAAAGCCTCTTGAAACTGGAATTGTAAATGGAATGGATGTTGTTGATTGGAATCCAGCAACAGATAAGTACATCAGTGTCAAATACAATGCAACAACGGTAAGGCTTCAGTGGGAGGATTCTCCTCTTTTGCCAGTTATTGCAACATATGGATAGTTCAGTACTTACAGAGAGCATTTTTCAGGTGGCGGAAGCAAGAGCTCTCAATAAAGAAATACTGCAGGCTGAAGTTGGATTGCCTGTGGACTCTAGCATACCTGTTATAGTTTTCATTGGACGTCTTGAAGAACAGAAAGGGTCAGACATACTAATTGCAGCCATACCGGAGTTTCTCGAGGAGAATGTTCAGATAATTGTTCTCGTATGTTTATTTTGAAAGAGAATTCTAATTCACTCATACGGCATGGCAGGAGATAGAAGATGATTGTTGCTTAGGTAAACTGTGTTGTGTTTTTCAGGGCACAGGGAAGAAGAAAATGGAGGAGGAACTGATGCTGCTAGAAGCGAAGTACCCACAGAATGCCAGAGGCATAGCAAAATTCAATGTCCCATTGGCGCACATGATGTTTGCCGGGGCTAATTTCATAATTGTTCCAAGTAGGTTCGAGCCATGTGGCCTCATCCAATTGCAAGGGATGAGATATGGAGTGGTAAGCATTCCGACTCGATCAGTTGGACGTTAAATTTGACCGCACAAGTATTGTTCGCCCCTGTTGACACAGTCCTTGATATTACATTTTACAGATTCCCATCTGTTCATCCACCGGAGGACTCGTTGACACGGTGAGCGAGGGTGTCACCGGATTCCACATGGGTTCGTTCAATGTCGAGGTAAAGAACAATATAGGCTTGGTCTAAGTATTTGCTCGCAAATAGCGATGCATTGATGATTGATAGCCTTGATCTGTCCTCTTGTAGTTTGAAACCGTCGATCCAGCAGATGTCGCGGCAGTTGCTTCGAATGTCACACGAGCTCTGAAACAGTACAAAACACCGTCGTTCCACGCAATGGTTCAGAATTGCATGGCGCAGGACCTATCTTGGAAGGTGGGCAGAACTGTCAATTAAGTTCCTATTTACCCTTAACATGAATGAGTTTCTTGTCTGTCGAGACAAGGGTAAATTGATCCTCTCTTTGTGTGATCCAGGGACCGGCAAAGAAGTGGGAGGAGGCTCTTCTTGGCCTAGGAGTCGAGGGAAGTCAGCCGGGCATCGAGGGCGAGGAGATCGCTCCACTTGCGAAACAGAATGTGGCCACTCCCTGAAATCTCCAAATATTAGGGAGAGTGTTCTAAGATTCGACAAAATAATGAGGTTGCTAAAGATGAAGCTGTATTCATCTAGGGTTTGCCATTTCTCTACTACTCCATGTGTAACATACTACCTGAATTTCAACAAGTATGCATCCTTATGTAGGTCGTGGGATCTAGGTTCGTCAAGTAGTGGTCCATCTGGCTAGCAGGTACCGCCAGCTTGTAGTATCTAGAAGAGGGGTGATAGGTTCGTGGCTTTGTGCCATTTGCCTCCGGTTCTGCCAAATCATGAACTCCCCCACCAAAATTGCCTAATAAGTTTGTTTAGATGCTCACAAAGGCCCCTTGGCAGTTTAAAGCAAGACATAGAATAAACCGGCACCACTTGTACAACAGATTTCACCAGTTCCTCCTTACACGCCGGCGATAAAGTTTTCTCAATCTATCCCTTCATTTTTCTTCACAACCTGTCTTTCAAGTACTTGAATGCTTACTATTATGTGTTCCGAGAATGTGTGAATCAAAGAGGGCCCTAACTGTGAGTTTTGTCAAAAAAGAAGGGCCCTAGCTGTGAGTGTGGGTAAAGTATATAGGTTAAGTCGTTATCTGGAAGAATCTACTACGAAAAGATGCACGCAACCGGCAATACGTTATGCCAACAACCAATCCACAATTTAAAAACCAGGCTTATCATGATTGTCGTTTTACTGTCTCAAAAAGAACTTACTTAAATCAGCTAGACTGCATCATCTCCGCCACCCCCTATCACTAGTTAGCTAGAAATGACAACGACTCACATAAGAAGACACGCAAAGCTAGCCTAGCTTATTTAGAACTCGGGAAGAAGATATAATTTTACTTGTGCTAATCCGCTGGCATGAACCATTCACATGGTGCGATTGTTCTCTTGACGATTAGAAATATAAGTCTAGATTCCAGCAGCCCAGCTAACGTTGTCAGCTGTATATATAGTATTTACGAACAAGCATAGACCAGGGACCAAATGTGGCCATAACTCCTTGGTGACTATTTTTTTTTCTTCAAATTCCTTCTGTTTCTGCAGCACTGGCACCCGCTATCTAGGTAGCGCAACTATGAGCGTCTGAGGCTTATGTTGGATGCGCTACATGCTACTGCTCGACGCCTCTCCTCGCAGCAGGCTCCTGACTATGTGGCCATTTGGTAGTCTTTTTTCTTTATTTCTCTTATGCtttctttgattgtgtttgtgttGATGCCTCAGCAGACTATTATATTTCGTTGCACTTGAACCCGTTGCATGGATGTGTtgttggctttatttataaagcgagtCGAATACCTATCTATTTCAAGGATGCACACATACTATTGCTAATACAGTACAGTGCAGCAAGTCGGATGAAGTAGCAAGACTTCGTTGAGGGAGACATTTGACGATCAAGTAACCGTACGTACATCATTGCACATTCTTCATTTTGCATGATGTTTGAAGGTTTTGGTACTGTTGAATAATATCTGCTTCTCTCCATCAGCTTGTACTTTTTGATAAATTAATTAGTGCAGGAATTAATATGATGTCAGATACAAGAGGTATTGAGTGCAGCAGCCTGCCATCTAAGGACCTAAACGTGAGAGAAAATGTTAAAATATTATTACCCGCCCTCTCCATCAGTCAAACTTTAATTCATTGGGTCTTTATTGAAAAAATGAATTCAATGGCATTTTAGGTAATAGATCTTGGTACTCTGTTTTTGGCGAAATAAAAAGGCATGTCATTATATTAGTAAGTGGTTACATTCCCCAAAGAGGGCAAATTAGAACAAAGCCACATATCACACATGGCACTTGGTCACGCAGGGATATGGCACGTAAGAGGCCACACGTCGAAGGATGTCGGAAGGCATCGACGAACGCCTCTCCACCATGTAGCTTAGCCGTTGACAACCACCACCTACCGGGGTTATCCCCTTTCCACAGAAAGAAAACCACCACCGTGCAAGACACGTAGCCACCAGCTAGAGATGAAGGTGAAGGCCGGCTTCTTAGTACTGGGCGAAAGCAATTTTGCCAAGATTTCTCTAGAACAAGAGTCAATAGCAGTCGCCGACGCGAAATATCCTGTACAAGAACATGCATTGGAGATTTGAATTTCGACACATTTTGTACTCCTTTGGCTTCGGTGCGTGTACAACAGAGTCAGATTCCCTTGAAAAAAATGAATGTATGTAAGGACAGCTCCAGCGCTGACCCGCAAATTTCTCCATTATATGACCGTTTTTATGCGGGAGGGAGCAATCCAATGCTAAATCAGAAAGTATCCGGTTGGGAGGAGAAACAACTGATGGAGATCATGCATGTGGTTGGATATTTGTGATTTAGTGTCCggttgggaggagagagaggagagggggaccATGCATGTGTGGATGagaggagagagaagagggggaccaacctgtggttggatggttagagagacagtggtatccctagcccaccagggttaaaatcttgatgaaaataagcaaacaacacaccaaaaacagaatctgccCTGGAGAtagcgcctccctcctcctccgcctAGGGTTCCTGcaccgccgccggcagctcccccgCGCGGAGCCGCTGCCGTGGTCGGAGCCCGCCGTCGCCgcgcacctctccctctcccccacccctccccccgcccctccccccttccccGTACCCCCCGCGTCGCCTCCCCAGGTGAGGCGGCCGGGGGCCCTTCCGCTGCTCCCCTCCAGGCTCTCTCCTCGCATCTNNNNNNNNNNNNNNNNNNNNNNNNNNNNNNNNNNNNNNNNNNNNNNNNNNNNNNNNNNNNNNNNNNNNNNNNNNNNNNNNNNNNNNNNNNNNNNNNNNNNNNNNNNNNNNNNNNNNNNNNNNNNNNNNNNNNNNNNNNNNNNNNNNNNNNNNNNNNNNNNNNNNNNNNNNNNNNNNNNNNNNNNNNNNNNNNNNNNNNNNNNNNNNNNNNNNNNNNNNNNNNNNNNNNNNNNNNNNNNNNNNNNNNNNNNNNNNNNNNNNNNNNNNNNNNNNNNNNNNNNNNNNNNNNNNNNNNNNNNNNNNNNNNNNNNNNNNNNNNNNNNNNNNNNNNNNNNNNNNNNNNNNNNNNNNNNNNNNNNNNNNNNNNNNNNNNNNNNNNNNNNNNNNNNNNNNNNNNNNNNNNNNNNNNNNNNNNNNNNNNNNNNNNNNNNNNNNNNNNNNNNNNNNNNNNNNNNNNNNNNNNNNNNNNNNNNNNNNNNNNNNNNNNNNNNNNNNNNNNNNNNNNNNNNNNNNNNNNNNNNNNNNNNNNNNNNNNNNNNNNNNNNNNNNNCCGGCCGGTGGGGGCAGGCGTCGGTGTGGCCCGTCGGCGGTGATGCTGCGTGCCATGGTGGTGCTCGACGCGGCGGTGCGGCCGTTGGCCGTGGGGCAGCGCGGTGGCGCTGGTGGCTGGCGGCGCTCGCccagcccagatctgggcccttttgggccccatctgggtTTGGGTGGGCCGGTGGCTTGGTGTTCCGTGGCGTCGTTTCCTGGTGATGGCATGGTGGCGGCGGTCTCGGGTGGTGAGGATTTCGTCGGTCGGCGAGTTGCAGCGTGGCGACAGGATTGTCCGGGTCCAAGTGGACCCGGCCGGGCAGTCGAGGCCCGGCAAGTCCTCGTCGCCGCGTCCGGTCGGCTCCGCTGCGgcggtggaggttgtcccctccccCCGTCCGGGTGGTGCTCGCTCCCGTGGCCGGGGTCTCCTTGCCCGAGCTAGGCCTTGTGTTGGCAGCTCCAGTGAGACGGCGGGGGTGTCCGGTAACCGTGGTGGCACAGGCTGGTGGGCGGCTGTTGTGGTGGTGCATCTCGAAGTGCCTCGGGTGATGGTGGTGGTTGTGGATCGGGAGAAATCCTTGTCGGCTTGTCcggcaccgacgtggtgacgcttgCTGGCGCCATTGGACCCTCCTGAAGGGCGTCGGATATATCCCTTCCCCACCATCcctcgcgtaccgggggaaaccctagaaccTGTTCGGGCAACAACGGCGGCGTCGTCggattccttcttgaaggtgttgcttggtgcgAGGCGCTTGGAGATGCTGGGAGCGCGGTGGCACTTTGTCGGAGGGTGCAGCGGTTGTCGGTCTTCCTTTCGTCGTTGATCTGCCGGTGTCGGCATTCATTTCtctttcattttcttttgttttctcttgGGCTTATCTGTGCTGCGGCCCCAGCGTGCTGGATGTATCGGaggtttgctttataatataaagcggggggaaaccttttttcttaaaatcctgatgctcgcattattcctggatttatttcaggatttccgacgatgcgcttccagtgggaggagacgttgccgtcgacgacgaggcacctacgatgacttcgtaaatctcaagatgatatgtcggctttgtctctcaaaggtgctcatgaggtagggtgtgtgtgcgtgcgttcatatggatgagtgtatgcgcgtatgtatgagcgccttgcgtctgtaccgtgttagaaAAAAAGTGTATGTCCGGACTCTGACAAAGCTCCCCCACGTTTGTCTCTAGGATACCTGAATACGTATGTCTGGGCTGCTAAACGACATATACAAGTCCCCGTTGGATGAATAAAAGGTCCGGACATATGATATGGGTTTGAGGGTCCGCCTTGAAGATTCCCTAAGTAGCTgcgtgaaagatcgaggatgtcgcctagagggggggtgaataggcgctttaaactaATTATGGTTTagacttgaacaaatgcggaataaacctagcagttaatttgtcaagcacaaaacttaaaacaactaggctcacctatgtgcaccaacaaactTATGCTAAGgaagataagtaactatgtgatagcaagatatacgacaagaaacaatatggctatcacaaagtaaagtgcataagtaaagggctcgtgtaatagataaccgaggcacgcggagacgatgatgtatcccgaagttcacacccttgcggatgctaatctccgtttgaagcgttgtggaggcacaatgctccccaagaagccactagggccaccgtaatctcctcacgccctcgcacaatgcaagatgctgtgattccactaagggacccttgagggcggtcaccgaacccgtacaaatggcgacccttaggggggtcaccgaacccgtacactttggcaacccttgggggcggtcaccagtacccgtcaaattgctcggggcgatctccacaacctaattggagacctcgacgcttgcccggagctttacaccacaatgattgagctccgaacaacaccaaccgtctagggagccaaggcacccaagaggaacaagctctagggtgtccaaacacccaagagtaacaagctcaagggtaccaagcacccaagagtaataagcttctcaacttgtaacttccacgtatcacgtggagaactcaaaccgatgcaccaaatgcaatggcaagggcacacggagtgcccaagtccttctctctcaaatcccaccgaagcaactaatgctagggaggaagattagaggaagaacaagaaggagaacaccaagaactccaagatctagatccaagggattcccctcacatagaggagaaagtgattggtggaaatgtgaatctatatctcctctctcttttccctcaaaaactagcaagaacctATCACggatgagaattaagcatcaataaagtcttgaaagaatgaggcacacggtgcaaggcctatcattcccacgcacaactagcaaatgggttcacaagcttactaataagcatataaagaacctatgcttgtgacaacccgtggagaATATAgacgatgaaagcctcatcaagacgagggataccaattaagatggcaaaagcctcgtaaagataagcattaggaaaataatcttcaccacacaagagtgcatcaagatgcaacgatagaagacatgcactcaaggcaaaagctttcacggagccaccaaagaaataacaaagaaagacaaggtggacgtgaaagaaaggatatcatctagatatgcaacttctctcaagtgtataagattctaggtagacgaaatcatgatgatatatatctacaaagaaggatgtacacccggaataattacaacacgaaggaacaagatatccaaacggaagtcatagatataccaataaaatatttgcttggaagcatatcacatggctagatatggtcttattgtatataaatgaagtccaatcacacatccatcaaagacatcacaactagcaacaagagatcatcgttgggatgctttgagaaaggaaacaagtatcacaagatatgaaattaatatcatgccaagatataacctacacaaggttgaatgcaagagaggaaacatgaatagatacttgttactgagatatcattggaaggatgtagtagaaaccaattgaaggtagatagtagtttatTGATCATCCTAGATTGACTCCAATatacacatggtgacaacaccttccttgtgagtgagccgagcatccaatgcatctccaaatgttcctagaagaacaacacaaactaaatggtacccaaactcatcgggaccaaatagttagaaacaccaatacataggacaaactccacataaatatgtgcatatagatatgaaaatgaatttcatgcacatctcatccaaattgagactaggtggcgtttcccctatatattgagtcaaagaaagaaagcatgccttataacatacatgaagtaaacatgcatgctcaagactttcaaaacccgaaaccaaaagacaaagaaatgccaagtgaaaaggataccagatggagaaatcatcacttggaagatatcattaaacatacatgaaggaatgagatatccattgatacacactaaactaaagatgtcaaactcccaaagagaggatggttccaaacaaaccaaactctcaacaaagtttcatgatggcacaaagtaccaaaaagaaatggcttgccttccaccaaaacacacttgataaggatcacaagaagagtgttctaaagaaaatatgaTGGCTCCCCcatgagttgtgcattatataggatatGCATttcaatacaaaatgcacaaggtgggatcaccactttaactatatctagaaaacactagacaagaacaagaaataaaaaagatccacaagtggtagggaagacaatgggagttgacacaaaccttggcaagagaaaaggcaaataaaaacaaaagccaaagtaaggatgatcaacaaattctaccccacataagtgactaccaattgtcaaagacaagaagta is a window of Triticum dicoccoides isolate Atlit2015 ecotype Zavitan chromosome 2B, WEW_v2.0, whole genome shotgun sequence DNA encoding:
- the LOC119364924 gene encoding granule-bound starch synthase 1b, chloroplastic/amyloplastic; protein product: MGSIPTYCSYQTNSVGSLKLSPHIQFQQSCNNEVMFLSMRNKTQLAKRRATNYGTHRNSSRTPAPIVCSTGMPIIFVATEVHPWCKTGGLGDVVGGLPPALAAMGHRVMTIAPRYDQYKDTWDTNVLVEVIVGDRTETVRFFHCYKRGVDRVFVDHPMFLEKVWGKTGSKLYGPTTGTDFRDNQLRFCLLCLAALEAPRVLNLNNSEYFSGPYGENVVFVANDWHTAVLPCYLKSMYKQNGIYVNAKVAFCIHNIAYQGRFPRVDFELLNLPESFMPSFDFVDGHVKPVVGRKTNWMKAGITECDVVLTVSPHYVKELTSGPEKGVELDGVLRAKPLETGIVNGMDVVDWNPATDKYISVKYNATTVAEARALNKEILQAEVGLPVDSSIPVIVFIGRLEEQKGSDILIAAIPEFLEENVQIIVLGTGKKKMEEELMLLEAKYPQNARGIAKFNVPLAHMMFAGANFIIVPSRFEPCGLIQLQGMRYGVIPICSSTGGLVDTVSEGVTGFHMGSFNVEFETVDPADVAAVASNVTRALKQYKTPSFHAMVQNCMAQDLSWKGPAKKWEEALLGLGVEGSQPGIEGEEIAPLAKQNVATP